The Thiobacillus sp. genome contains the following window.
CCCTTCTGCTGCGTGATCCCCTGGCCCGGCTGGCAGAGCAATGCGCCCCCGCCTGGGGAGACCGGGAGGCCCTGAATGCCGTGCTGATGACGGGTTTCAACGCCATTCCCCACTGCAAATTCCTGTACTGCCTGGGCACGGACGGCGTCCAGATCTGCGACAACATCGAGGCCACCGGCCTGCTGCCGGGGCACTTTGGCCGCGACCGGTCCCAGCGGCCCTATATGAAGGAAGCAGTGCCCGTGTGGGGCTTTCTGCTTTCCGACGCCTACATCAGCCTGCTGAACAAGCGCCCTTCCCTCACCGCCCTGCAGATCGTGCGCCGGGACGGCCAGGTAGTGGGTTACCTGGGGGCGGACTTCGACCTGCGCAATCTGCCGGCCAACGTGGGACGCTATGAAGAACCCAGTGCCTGGCGGCAGATCAAGGGCGATCCCTCCATCCGCGGCAACGTGATGCTGCAATGCCGGGTGGACAGCCCCATGGACCAGACCCTGGAGCAGTCCATGTCCATCATGGAAGAGCTGATGACGGAGCGGGGTGTGTTCCAGGCCGTCATCCACTTCTCCAGCAGCCGGGCCACGGTGTGGACCCTGGACGATCCCTACCGCTACCGCATCCTGGACCAGGACGCCCTGGCGGACCCGGACATCTGCCTGGTCTACCCCGCCATTCCCTATCCCGACGACGCCCTGGTGCCCAAGGAGGATGTGCCCCGCATCCTGGACACCCTGAAGGCCCTGCGCATGGCGGACGAGAACATCTACCTGCGCATGGCCTCCATCAACCTGTTCAACGGCATGATCAGCCTGACCTTCTCCTGCGACGGCAGCCACTACATGCGCTGGGACGAGTTCCTGGGCAAGAGCCTGGGCTTCTGGTTTGGCACGTCCTGAGGAAAGTTTGACCGGGGGGCTGGATTTCCTGGCTGGCGTCGCCCAGGCGGATTTTTCTGCCAGGGTAACCGACGTGCTGGATGAAGATGAACCATCCCCCGCCTCGTTCCCCGGGGCTTGACGACCAGACGAGCTTCGGCGAAAACGGTTTCACCGGACATGCCACCCGCATGAAGAAGGCCAAGAACCCATGAGCGCACCCAGCAATCAGGAACAACTGTTGCTCGAGCTGATCAACCACACCCGCCTGGACCCCGCGGGGTCGTCGACGCTCTACATTTCCAGCTACGTGCCCCTGGTTTCCAGCGACCCGGACATCCAGGGAGCGCTCGCGTACTTCGGGGTTTCCGGCGCCGCATTGCAGACCGCCTACGACGCCCTGTCGCCTACCCAGCCCCTGGCCTGGAACGGCCAACTCGCGGACGCCGCCCAGGCCCATTCCCAGTTGATGATCACCCATGATGCGCAGTCCCACCAGCTGCCCGGGGAAGCCAGCCTGGGCACCCGCATCGGCAACGCCGGCTACAGCTATTCCTATGTGGGGGAAAACATCTACGCCTATTCAAAAAGCATGCTCTACGCCCACGCGGGCTTCATGGTGGACTGGGGCCCCGGGCCCGTCGGCATGCAGGACCCGCCCGGACACCGCGACAACATCATGAACGCAATTTTCCGCGAGGTGGGCCTGGGGGTGGTCAGCGAAGCCAATCCCGCCACCCAGGTGGGCCCCTATGTGGTGACGCAGGATTTCGGTGTCCGCTGGGGCAGCCCCCAGGTATTCCTGCTTGGCGTTTCCTACGCCGACGGCGACGGCAACCGCTTCTACTCATTGGGCGAGGGTCGCTCCGCCATGACCGTCTCCACCGCTGAGGCATCATCCCAGTCAACCGCCAGCGGCGGTTATACCCTTGAGCTCACCGCCGGCACCAAGACCATCACCTTCAGCGGCGGCGGCCTGGCAACCCCCCTGGTCATCTCCGCAGAAATGTCCAACGGCACCAACGCCAAGATCGATGTGCGGGACGCCTCCACCCTCCTCTCCTCCGTGGACCTGACCCTGGTCAGCGGCGCAACCCGCCTGGTGGCCCTGGGCGTGCAGGACCTGATGCTCACGGGAGCGGCTGGCAACCAGGTACTGGAAGGCAACGGAGGCGACAACACCCTGTCAGGCAAGGCAGGCAACGACACCCTGAACGGCGGCAGGGGCAACGACACTCTGAGCGGCGACGGTGGCAACGACACCTACGTGGTCGGCAGCATCAATGACCGGGTTCTGGAACTGGCTGGACAAGGCCTGGACCTCATCAAGTCCGGCGTCACCTTCAGCCTGGTGGACACCGACGGCGCCGGCGGCAAGGGCGGCAACGTGGAAAAACTTACCCTCACCGGGAACCAGAACATCAGCGGCACGGGCAACAGCCTGGCAAACACCCTGGCCGGCAACGGCGCCAGCAACAAGCTGTGGGGCAACGGTGGCAATGACTCGCTGCTGGGCAACAGTGGCAACGACGGTCTGTACGGCGGATCTGGCAACGACACCCTCCAGGGTGGTGGCGGCAATGACCAGCTCGCCGGCGGAACAGGCAACGACCGACTGACTGGCAACGCCGGCGTGGACCACTTCGTCTTCAACACCTCCCTGAACGCCGGCGCCAACCTGGACACCCTGGTGGATTTCACCCCCGGAACGGACACGATCCGCCTGGACGACGACATTTTCCGGGCCCTGGGTCCGGTCTCGACCACCACCGTCCTGGCCGCCGGGAAGTTCCACACGGCGGCGGGTGCCACCGCGGCCCATGACGGGAACGACCGCGTCGTCTACGACAGCGCCACAGGTGCCCTCTACTACGATGCCGACGGGCAGGGAGGCGTTCAGGCCGTGCAATTTGCCCTCCTCGGCACGTCCACCCACCCCAGCCTGACGGCCGGGGACATTTTCGTGGTCGTCTAGGGCGTACCAGGCCCGCGCGAGGGGCATGTCAGGTCCGCCCCCCTCATGTCCGGAGCTGCGGTGCAGACTGATATCCAGAAAAGCGCATGGCCCAAGCACGCTTCCCTACGAGAGCATGACAATATTGGCCGGGCTCCCTGCTCCCTGATACAGGGATGAGAGTGGCTCCCCACAATGAGAGCTAGCTGCTCGCATTGGCTGGAGTGGGAAAATCCTCTATCGGAACGGGCTTGCCAAACAAATAGCCTTGGTAGTTTTCGCAGCCATACCTCAGCAGAAATGCGCGTTGTTCCTCCGTTTCCACGCCTTCGGCGATGACGTTGAGTCCCAGGGACTGGCTCATGGCGAGAATGGCACGTACGATGGCCATGTCGTTCTGGTCATTGGTGATGTCTCGGACGAAGGATTGGTCGATCTTGACCTGATCCAGCGGCAAGCGCTTGAGATAGGACAAGGACGAATATCCGGTGCCGAAGTCATCAAGGGAAAATCCCACGCCCAGGGCTTTCAGGGAGTGCATACGCTCGATCACCTCTTCCACCCGGGCGAGCACCACGCTTTCAGTGAGTTCCAGTTTCAGCCTGGTCGGATCGATGCCGTATGCTGTCATCTTGTCGAACACCACCTGGACGAAATCCGGCTGATGGAACTGACGGGCGCTGACATTGATGGAAATCACCAGATCGCGTGTGTGGGGGTCCACCTGCCAGCGCTGCAACTGGGCGCATGCCTGCTCCAGGACCCATGTGCCGATGGGGATGATGAGCCCAGTCTCTTCCGCCAAGGGTATGAAGCGCACAGGAGGAACCGGTTCACCTTCAGGCGGCAGCCAGCGCAGCAGGGCCTCCGCACCGATCACCTTGTTGTGCCAATCCACTTGGGGTTGGTAATGGAGCCGCAGTTCGTCTTGATTGATGCCGCGCCGCAGGGCAGCCTCCATCAAGGCGCGAGCATCGATGGCGGCCTGCATGTCCGGGTTGAAGAACCGAATGGTGTTGCGCCCGGCGTTCTTGGCCTGGTAGAGAGCCACGTCAGCCTGTTTGAGTAGTACGTCCACGGCCACCTCCTGGCCCCGGAACAGGGTCACGCCGATGCTGGGTGTGCTGTGGTAGGCAGGCCGGCCTTCCTGGATGGCGTAGGGGTGGCAAAGGGCGTTGCGCACCTTCTCGGCGATCATCTCGGCCTGCAGCGCGGCGGCCGCCTCCTCCGTGCCCAACTCTTCCACCAGCACCACGTACTCATCACCACCGAGCCTGGCGACGGTGTCCTCCTGGCGCACCGTAGATGTCAGTCGCTTCGCGACCTCTATGAGCAGGCTGTCTCCAACATCATGCCCTTGGGTGTCGTTAAGGTCTTTGAAGTGGTCGAGGTCCAGCATCAGCATGGTGCTGTATTGCCTGTCCCGGCTGCTGCCCATCATGGCCCTGCGCAGGCGGTCCATGAGCAGGCGCCGGTTCGGAAGGGCCGTCAGCGGGTCGAAGTAGGCCAGATGTCGGATCTGTTCCTCGGCCTGCTTGCGCTCGGTAATGTCCACGCAAAACCCCATGACCAGCTCACCAGGCAAGTTTATGGCCCGCATGTTGGCGATCAGTTCTTTGCTGTCCTTCCGGCGCAGCTTGATTTCCACCTCCTGGGCGCCAATTTCAATGACCGCCTGATGCAAGGCAGTGTGCTCTCCTGAAAGACCAGGTGGAGACAAGTCCGTGATCGTCATGCCCAATAGTTCTTCTCGCGTATAGCCGACCATTTCGCAGGCAGAAGGGTTGATGTCTACGAAGCGACCTGCAGCGTCGGCAACGAAGATACCCTCTGGCGCATGTTCGATGTAGGTGCGGTAACGCTCCTCGCTTTCGCGCAACTCATGCTCCAGTGCTTCGCGGCGAGCGATTTCCAAAGTCAGGGTCTCGTTTCTGTCCTGCAGTTCGGAACGGTTGCGGTTGGACTCGATGACATCCGCTTCCAGCTTGCGAGTCCGCCGCTGGATGTGATCGAACCAGAGCAGAGCCACCAGGAATGCCAATGGCCCCGCGGTGGCGAGTACGAGAAAGATCCTGGATGTGATATGACCATAGATAAGGGACTCGGGAAGCACCGTCACTAGGGATAGGGCAGTTCCCATCACAGGCGTGCGCAGGACCAGGTCGTAGCGCTTCTTCAGTTCGGGGCCAAGGCTGGGCAGGCTGCCGAGCCGCACCAGCTTATTGATGGGCAGGCGGTTCAGGTCCGTAAATGGGGAACCATGCATCAGGGCACCTCGAATAACCCGAGACTTTGGGTGAATCCGGTGACGAAACGATGCGTGTGACCGAATCAGCCTCGATTTTTCCGGCAAGTGCCTGGGTTGCGGGGCGGTTTCGCCCCATTTTTTCTTCGAATTGCCTGTTTTTCAGGCAATTCGGCCCATTTTCGGCGTCAGAAGGCTTCAATTCCCGCCCGCTTGAGATAGGTCAGCCGCTTCAGGTTGTAGCAAGCCGCCATCATGACCATGGCAAAGTTCGCTCGTGTCTGGCCAATGGTGCGGATCAGCTTGCCCCCCATCTGCTCCAGCGCGCCGAAGACATGCTCTACCCGGGCACGGGTCTTGGCAATCCGTTGGTTGCGCCGTTGCTGACACTCGGACAGCGGCTGGTTACGCTGGCCTTTGCGTTGGATATGGTTGCGATAGCCGGCCGCCTTCAGCTTGGCTTCCCGCTCTGCACTCGGGTAGCCCTTGTCGGCATATACATCCCGGCTGGTGTTGGCCGCATCAAGTACCGTGTCGAAGTGCTGGCTGTCGTGGGTCGAGGCTGTATCGGTCTCAAGCTTGCGGATCACCTTGTAGCGCTTGTCGACATTGATGGACAGCTTGTAGCCGTGATGGCTCTTGCCGTGTTTCTTGGTCCAGGTGGCGTCCAGATCCTTCTGCCGACGCTTGGCCGGTTCCCAGTCCGCCGGCATGGCGTCCTGTTTGAGCTGTGCTTTGTCTTCCTTGGTGAAGTGCTGCTTCGGCGCCGGAATCAGGCTGGCATCAATGATCTGGCCGCCCCGGGCTATATAGCCTTGTTTGAGCAGTTGCTGTTCCACACCCTCAAACAGGCCTTGGGCGCCTTCTTCGCCAATCCGGTTCTCGAAGGTCCAGATC
Protein-coding sequences here:
- a CDS encoding IS5 family transposase, with the protein product MKQRSAIKTDLFAADKRKEKIDRLGDPLTAIEEHIDFVSLASEVDRVAPRPESLQGGRPPFPTETMVRILILKRLYNLSDEQMEYQLLDRMSYQRFCGLADSASIPDRTTIWTFENRIGEEGAQGLFEGVEQQLLKQGYIARGGQIIDASLIPAPKQHFTKEDKAQLKQDAMPADWEPAKRRQKDLDATWTKKHGKSHHGYKLSINVDKRYKVIRKLETDTASTHDSQHFDTVLDAANTSRDVYADKGYPSAEREAKLKAAGYRNHIQRKGQRNQPLSECQQRRNQRIAKTRARVEHVFGALEQMGGKLIRTIGQTRANFAMVMMAACYNLKRLTYLKRAGIEAF
- a CDS encoding EAL domain-containing protein — protein: MHGSPFTDLNRLPINKLVRLGSLPSLGPELKKRYDLVLRTPVMGTALSLVTVLPESLIYGHITSRIFLVLATAGPLAFLVALLWFDHIQRRTRKLEADVIESNRNRSELQDRNETLTLEIARREALEHELRESEERYRTYIEHAPEGIFVADAAGRFVDINPSACEMVGYTREELLGMTITDLSPPGLSGEHTALHQAVIEIGAQEVEIKLRRKDSKELIANMRAINLPGELVMGFCVDITERKQAEEQIRHLAYFDPLTALPNRRLLMDRLRRAMMGSSRDRQYSTMLMLDLDHFKDLNDTQGHDVGDSLLIEVAKRLTSTVRQEDTVARLGGDEYVVLVEELGTEEAAAALQAEMIAEKVRNALCHPYAIQEGRPAYHSTPSIGVTLFRGQEVAVDVLLKQADVALYQAKNAGRNTIRFFNPDMQAAIDARALMEAALRRGINQDELRLHYQPQVDWHNKVIGAEALLRWLPPEGEPVPPVRFIPLAEETGLIIPIGTWVLEQACAQLQRWQVDPHTRDLVISINVSARQFHQPDFVQVVFDKMTAYGIDPTRLKLELTESVVLARVEEVIERMHSLKALGVGFSLDDFGTGYSSLSYLKRLPLDQVKIDQSFVRDITNDQNDMAIVRAILAMSQSLGLNVIAEGVETEEQRAFLLRYGCENYQGYLFGKPVPIEDFPTPANASS